Below is a genomic region from Methanolobus sediminis.
CCGTTCCTCTTGTGAGAATGTCTCTTAGGTCGGTTGATGAAGTCGCTCTTGCAATGGAGAGCCGTTGTTATACTGGTGAAGGGCGCAGTTCCATGTATTTACTGGAATTCAGGTCGCTGGATTATGTTTTATTTGTTTTCTACTGTATACTGCTATTTTTATTTTATATTTGAAAGAGGGACATATTAATATATGAACATGTGTTCATATGTCTGTGGAAAATTCAAACCATGTTTGTGCAGATCCAACATGCCTTGATGATAGAGTCCGGCATCTCCCTTCAGAAGACTCCATTTATTCAATGTGCAAAATATTCAATGCACTCCAGTGCACAACCCGCCTGAAGATTCTTTTTCTGCTGTTGCAGGGCGATCTTTGTGTAAAAGCTATTGAGGATGCTCTGGGAATCACCCAGTCTGCAATATCCCATAGTCTGAAAAACCTGAGGCAGCTTGATCTTGTAAGGGTCAGGAAAGAAGGCCGGTTTGCTGTTTATTACCTTGCGGATGAACATGTTGAATTACTGATGTCTATGTGCAGAGAACACGTGGAGGAGATCAAACAATGACACTTATCAATGCAATTCCATCTATCATACTGGGGATTCTGACAGAATCATGGAGCCTGTTTGAAGAGGCAGCACCATATCTG
It encodes:
- a CDS encoding ArsR/SmtB family transcription factor; the encoded protein is MSVENSNHVCADPTCLDDRVRHLPSEDSIYSMCKIFNALQCTTRLKILFLLLQGDLCVKAIEDALGITQSAISHSLKNLRQLDLVRVRKEGRFAVYYLADEHVELLMSMCREHVEEIKQ